In Bacteroidales bacterium, a single window of DNA contains:
- a CDS encoding ATP-binding protein, whose product MKINPFLLSGYISHEYFCDRELETNRLINAIENQRNITLISSRRMGKTGLIMHVFDYISKNSSYVPIYFDIMGTTGFGEFAEVFSNALLQTISKTESAWKGFLRKLSALRPSLGFDSLTGEPRISLDIRNEQELDLTLDLVFSLIAQKKKFFVFAIDEFQQIASYPEKNVEARLRAYVQKANNISFIFSGSRKHMLADMFSQPSRPFFNSTEMMFLEVIDRSAYFAFIRAHFSERGKTIDEEALNRIAQYTGLHTFYVQFLANRLFSSFKKTGVREVDQSIQTILHENEPIYANYINLLTITQYKTLRAIALEGVVENPTSGNFLARYRLGAASTVSQAVSSLTGKEFIHNDAGRLSVQDKFFAQWIRSR is encoded by the coding sequence ATGAAAATCAATCCCTTCCTGTTAAGCGGCTATATATCGCACGAATACTTCTGTGACAGGGAGTTAGAAACGAATAGATTAATTAATGCCATAGAGAACCAACGGAATATCACCCTTATTTCCTCCAGAAGAATGGGTAAAACCGGCTTAATAATGCATGTTTTCGATTATATTTCAAAGAATTCTTCCTACGTTCCAATCTACTTCGACATCATGGGCACCACCGGGTTCGGAGAGTTTGCGGAAGTCTTCAGCAATGCCTTGCTGCAGACAATTTCCAAAACCGAAAGTGCCTGGAAAGGATTTCTGAGAAAACTGTCGGCACTCCGGCCAAGCCTTGGTTTCGATTCCCTCACAGGCGAACCAAGGATATCACTGGATATCCGGAATGAACAGGAACTGGATTTAACCCTGGATCTCGTATTTAGCCTGATAGCACAAAAGAAAAAGTTCTTTGTTTTTGCGATCGACGAGTTCCAGCAGATTGCCTCTTATCCGGAAAAAAATGTTGAAGCCCGACTGAGAGCCTATGTGCAGAAGGCAAACAACATCAGCTTCATTTTTTCCGGCAGCAGGAAGCATATGCTGGCTGATATGTTCTCACAGCCTTCGCGTCCGTTTTTCAACTCCACAGAAATGATGTTTCTGGAAGTAATCGACCGAAGTGCCTACTTTGCATTTATCAGGGCGCATTTTTCAGAAAGAGGAAAAACAATTGATGAGGAAGCGCTGAATCGCATCGCCCAATATACCGGTCTGCATACCTTTTATGTGCAATTCCTCGCTAATCGCCTGTTCAGTTCTTTCAAAAAGACAGGGGTCAGGGAAGTGGACCAAAGCATCCAAACCATCCTGCATGAAAATGAACCCATCTACGCCAACTACATCAACCTTTTGACCATTACCCAATACAAGACCTTAAGAGCCATAGCCCTGGAAGGTGTCGTGGAGAATCCCACCTCCGGGAATTTTCTGGCCCGGTATCGGCTTGGTGCAGCCAGCACAGTATCCCAGGCAGTTTCAAGCCTGACCGGAAAGGAATTTATCCATAATGACGCAGGCAGGTTGAGTGTTCAGGATAAGTTTTTTGCCCAATGGATCCGGTCCAGATAG
- a CDS encoding FISUMP domain-containing protein translates to MKKINFCAWLIFIGLSLTAQEYGDFTDARDGRVYKTIQIGSQVWMAENLNFTAEGDGVIYPNNPSLAEAYGRIYCWEVALEVCPDGWHLPSDSEWTALTETLGGIDIAGDKMKLPGKLWLTLNEGANNESGFSAVPGGYQKYPDLSNYHFMGYLAHFWSSTEKTASSAIGRGLDFGGSDLSIGHFYKNWGMSVRCVKDE, encoded by the coding sequence ATGAAAAAGATCAATTTTTGCGCCTGGTTAATATTCATTGGCTTATCTCTCACTGCTCAGGAATACGGTGATTTTACAGATGCCCGCGATGGCCGGGTATACAAAACGATTCAAATTGGTTCTCAGGTCTGGATGGCCGAAAATTTAAATTTTACCGCTGAAGGTGATGGGGTTATTTATCCAAACAATCCAAGTCTGGCGGAAGCCTACGGGAGGATCTATTGCTGGGAAGTGGCCTTGGAAGTTTGTCCGGATGGATGGCATCTCCCGTCAGACAGTGAGTGGACCGCCTTAACAGAGACACTTGGAGGTATAGATATTGCTGGAGATAAGATGAAATTGCCCGGCAAGCTCTGGCTGACATTGAACGAGGGAGCTAACAATGAAAGTGGATTTTCTGCCGTGCCCGGCGGCTACCAGAAGTATCCGGATCTTTCCAACTATCATTTCATGGGCTACCTGGCTCATTTCTGGTCCTCGACCGAGAAAACGGCTTCATCTGCCATAGGCCGGGGGCTTGATTTCGGCGGGTCAGACCTGTCTATAGGCCATTTCTATAAAAATTGGGGCATGTCCGTTCGCTGTGTGAAGGATGAATAA
- a CDS encoding fibrobacter succinogenes major paralogous domain-containing protein — translation MNQVFTSILLLLCSITLTAQDYDVFMDPRDGTVYQTVTIGTQVWMAENLDYAFEGPKVIFPNDAGLTDVFGRVYCWEAAMEVCPDGWHLPSGEEWQTLADYLGGEAVAGSKIKKMSTYWISHTEEASNESGFSALPGGYLEDPRDSSYPFMGEMGFFWSTGEKSRTEAFFHYVKYDGNLLKAGSGKKKFGMSVRCLHD, via the coding sequence GTGAACCAGGTTTTTACCAGCATTCTCTTGCTGCTGTGTAGTATCACACTCACCGCACAGGACTACGATGTATTTATGGATCCGAGGGATGGTACGGTGTACCAGACGGTCACCATAGGCACTCAGGTCTGGATGGCCGAAAATTTGGACTATGCCTTCGAAGGCCCGAAGGTGATTTTCCCGAATGATGCCGGTCTGACGGATGTATTTGGCCGGGTTTATTGCTGGGAAGCGGCCATGGAAGTTTGTCCCGATGGCTGGCATCTTCCTTCCGGCGAAGAATGGCAGACTCTGGCAGATTACCTGGGTGGAGAGGCAGTCGCCGGGAGTAAAATCAAGAAAATGAGTACTTACTGGATTTCGCACACTGAAGAAGCCAGTAACGAAAGTGGTTTTTCCGCCTTACCCGGAGGCTACCTCGAGGATCCCCGGGATTCTTCCTACCCCTTTATGGGCGAAATGGGTTTTTTCTGGTCCACCGGAGAAAAATCCCGTACGGAGGCCTTTTTCCACTATGTGAAATATGACGGGAACCTGCTGAAGGCCGGAAGCGGAAAAAAGAAATTCGGGATGTCGGTCCGCTGCCTCCACGATTGA